In the genome of Segatella copri, one region contains:
- a CDS encoding PD-(D/E)XK nuclease family protein has translation MTKEQEDFVKELKANAVFQLSLSSKELFHSNFLAWLAEDDATRGVFNELLHSCFGVDWDFNPNTMMVKREYKNFDLCICQKTKNTNKEKVENNLEEEDVPGDVLFVLENKFKSIPYQEQLAEYQKKVQKLNKETNVKTNYVLLCLTESYASDCNWKLVYYSQYIEYLDRANKCQQITPFYQELITQYCNFVRSFADYIKKILKKEICYQNAILPTASWSSLLNHQEFYAIRCYDIWQKLVMQHCASILLRMIKEELGEEKEVVMAHSDKDILQMEGTESQSKNKNKFFIMVNFFHGEALLELKYLIPEKGILTFQQQGNHPLRIGIVATNTNHGINQTTKKKDIAAWKNRVRKHLELCGLDNYPAFQKELEKEENSFNSYGSFYYFNIESDVMSILETLEYMKNKMNKIVAHLKNGSLDAASI, from the coding sequence ATGACAAAAGAACAAGAAGATTTTGTGAAAGAGCTAAAAGCTAACGCCGTCTTCCAGCTGTCTCTGTCTTCCAAAGAACTATTCCATAGCAACTTTCTGGCATGGTTGGCTGAGGATGATGCAACAAGAGGAGTTTTCAATGAACTCCTTCATTCCTGCTTTGGCGTGGACTGGGATTTCAATCCCAACACGATGATGGTAAAGCGAGAATACAAGAACTTCGATTTGTGTATTTGCCAAAAGACAAAGAATACAAATAAGGAAAAGGTTGAAAATAACCTAGAAGAAGAGGACGTTCCTGGCGATGTTCTGTTTGTGCTTGAAAACAAATTCAAGAGCATTCCTTACCAGGAGCAATTGGCTGAATATCAGAAAAAAGTTCAAAAGCTTAACAAAGAAACTAATGTCAAGACCAACTACGTCCTTCTCTGTCTGACAGAAAGTTACGCCAGCGACTGCAACTGGAAGCTTGTATATTACTCTCAATATATAGAGTATCTTGATAGGGCCAACAAGTGCCAACAGATTACTCCTTTCTATCAGGAATTGATAACACAGTATTGCAACTTTGTTCGCAGTTTTGCTGACTACATCAAAAAAATCCTGAAGAAAGAAATCTGCTATCAGAATGCGATTCTACCGACAGCAAGCTGGAGTTCACTTCTTAACCATCAGGAGTTTTATGCCATCCGCTGCTATGACATTTGGCAAAAGCTGGTGATGCAGCATTGCGCTAGCATATTACTCCGAATGATAAAGGAAGAGCTGGGAGAAGAAAAAGAGGTTGTCATGGCGCATTCAGACAAAGACATCCTGCAGATGGAGGGAACCGAGAGCCAAAGCAAGAACAAAAACAAGTTCTTTATAATGGTCAACTTCTTCCATGGCGAAGCATTACTGGAGCTCAAGTATCTTATTCCAGAAAAAGGTATCTTGACTTTTCAGCAACAAGGCAATCATCCTTTGAGAATAGGAATTGTGGCTACAAATACCAATCATGGTATAAACCAGACAACCAAAAAGAAAGATATTGCTGCCTGGAAGAATAGAGTAAGAAAGCACCTCGAACTTTGCGGACTGGATAACTATCCGGCATTCCAAAAAGAATTAGAAAAAGAAGAAAATTCTTTCAACTCTTATGGCTCATTCTATTATTTCAACATAGAATCAGATGTCATGTCTATCCTGGAGACACTGGAGTATATGAAGAATAAAATGAATAAGATTGTAGCTCATCTTAAGAACGGAAGTTTGGATGCAGCATCAATCTAA